The Theobroma cacao cultivar B97-61/B2 chromosome 1, Criollo_cocoa_genome_V2, whole genome shotgun sequence genome contains the following window.
atatttcaatggcAAAGCATTCAATTCTATTGGTGCAATATAATCAGAccatgaaagatgaaactcaTCCATCTAATTCCACAGTCCGGAAAGCCAATTCTTGTTTTGACTCAAACATTTCTTAGGTTAGTTTTTACAAAATTGTAATATGATCTTGATGCATGTAAAGCATTGTTGGCAAAGCACTGACTGTAGCCTAATTCTTGTAATTGCATTAAATCTTAAAGGTAGATATGTACATATCAAAGCACAACCACATCAGACATGATGCAATGATCTTCTGAATTCAAATGAGACTGCTGAACAACTACCTTGTTCTTCCTATTATCCCACCATTCTGTAGGATTGGCGAAGAACGCTTGCCATAGTTCCTCAACAGAGCCCATATTATTCACAACATTACCGCCAAATTTCCTATCTGCCATGATTAAACCCAatgtaaaaagaaaacaataagAAGACAAAAACTCGCATCGTTATTTGTTCAGAATGTTTTTCAGCCAATCGGGCAATATGACTTACTAGGCACCACACTAGAGCCACGATCATATGATGCCACAGAGGAGGAGTTCCTTTCcacaaaatttaattgttggaCAACTATCTATAGTGTGataccaaaaataagaaaaacaataagaaTATTCTTCAAATCTTCAATAATCCAACGAAAAATGAAAGGATTATAGTAATTCTGGGGACCTTGTAATAAGTCTGTTGTTTGCCATCGTCGCTTTCAACCGTATCCGAAACCAACCGACCACAAACATATATTTGTTGCCCTTTCTCTACATGCTGATACGCAGTATTCGCCAACTCATCCCAAAATGTCAAATTAATcctaacaatttttttaaaaaaaaacaaagataagcaaaatgagaaatttgtgtaataaggcacattttggggctgaattttcattttccctaagagcaaatgaaaaaattaccaTGTGGTGTCGGTAGAGGATTTCTTGACGGCTAGTCGAGTCCACGCCAGGACTTTGCCGGATGTTAAGTGCTTCATGTCGACGGCGGCGCCGACATTGCCGATGAGGTGCACCGTATTACAAAGGTCCTTGCTCCACGGGATTTCTGGGGGTTTTGGGTACGTTACTTGAAGGTTGTAGTTTTGGTCTCTGTAATCGACAGAGCATTTCAGCGTTCGAAAGGACCGCGGTCGTTTAGTGAGGGAAAAAGACGAGTATTGGGGAGTCGGAGATAGGGAGATGCTGTTTGTGTGAGGGTTTCTTGGGACGGTGAATAAGAGGTTTCTGCTTGACATTAGCGTTTGCCCAAACGCCATCGCGGCTCTTTCTCTTTAGCTTTCGTGAAGGGTTGGCGCCAAGCTGCGAAGTAGATGCTGAAAGTAAAACTGCAGCAAGAGAAACGCTTTCGTATCTTTGCCGGCCTCGGTATCTTGGATTCTGGGAAAGGATTTAAGTTTAATGATGGAGTTGTCCCAAATGCTCAAGGACAAAGATTTTTGCTGTCTGCTGGGCAGGATGTGTTGGGCCGGGTTCTGACCTGTTCTGTAATAAATGGACTCGGAATACTGGACCAATCTTGGGCCTTGTGAGCAGCTTGAGTTTAGCTTCTTCTGTTTTGCAATAATCAGACCTTTTTAAAGGAATGGAATATGacaaaaaaagtatttaaaaaaaatgttaatagGCAGGGTATTCATCAAATCCTATTATTTCATAAGATAATCAAACTCTataatattcaattaaaattttaaattgctACTCGAACTTTTAGCCTAGTATTTTAGACCTTACTCAATAAATACTTgattaacataaattaaaaactaattttttatttatattattaataaaaattaatttaataaattaaagttagttcataaaaatattaaaatttaaaatcatatttaaaacaattaatgaattttagtaagtattatattaattataaagactttataaacaaaaatatatataattagaatttaatattaaaaatcattttttataattaaattcaaatactaaatatctcaaaattattatagcggataataattttactatttaaatttgattattagATATCCTAATCAGGCCAGTTTCAAAAAGGCCAAGTCGGAGGAGCAAACCATTTTATGCGAGGCCCAAAAGGAACCAGG
Protein-coding sequences here:
- the LOC18613238 gene encoding protein OSB1, mitochondrial, which translates into the protein MAFGQTLMSSRNLLFTVPRNPHTNSISLSPTPQYSSFSLTKRPRSFRTLKCSVDYRDQNYNLQVTYPKPPEIPWSKDLCNTVHLIGNVGAAVDMKHLTSGKVLAWTRLAVKKSSTDTTWINLTFWDELANTAYQHVEKGQQIYVCGRLVSDTVESDDGKQQTYYKIVVQQLNFVERNSSSVASYDRGSSVVPNRKFGGNVVNNMGSVEELWQAFFANPTEWWDNRKNKRSPKYPDFKHKDTGEALWIEGRNNPHWVKSQLEILDSRMSSFEDEDERMHASITGDNLTPF